Below is a genomic region from Deinococcus sp. YIM 77859.
ATCTGGTGCGGCGGCACCGTCTTGCCGTCGGATTTGATCACGGTCAGGCAGTTGGATTGCCGCAACTGCTTGAGGGTGTTCTTGTAGTCTTTCTCGACATATGGGGCGCGGGGGAAGGCGAGGTCATGCTGGGCAATGACCTGTTTGACCGTGAGGGTCTGCCCCGCGAACATCTTGAGCAGTTCATCCCCCAACGCGAAGTGGCCATCGAAGAGGCTCCCCTGGGTCGCGTGCGGGTTGAATTCGAAGCTCCCGCCCGCGCGGTCGGTTCGCAGCCCGGCCATGACTTCGCGGATGATCTTGCGGGCACACTGGTTCTTGGAGACGAACACGAGGTAGTGGCTGGTGCGGTCACGGTCGTGGAACTTGAACTCGAAGGGCACGACGTAGTGCTGCGGAACACCGCCCCGTTCGAGTTGCGACCACAGGTGGTCGGTGATGATCTGCTGCCGGTCACTGGGGGTACTCGCATGCTCCAGCTTGCCTTGGAGTGCCTGGTAGCTCTGGGTTCCGAGCAGCACCTCGGGCTGGCGGCGAATCTTCGGTTCAGGGTGCTTCAACTCAGGGTTGAAGCGGTTGTAGTTGAAGAAGAACAGCAGGTCGTTGCCGTGCTGGCGCACGATGGCGTTCAGGTCGTCGAAGGTGAAGCCGCCGTACCCGAAGGGGTCGAGGAAGTAGAGGGCCGGGTAGGGCAGGATCCATGACCGCACCTGTTCGGCGGTGACCCTCTCGCTGGTGATGGTCACCCGCTCCCTGATCAGCGGCCAGGCTGGGTGCTGGGTCATGGCCTCGCGCAGGCTGGCAGCATGGGCCGGATTGGCGTCGTTGAAGTGCAGGTGCAGCGTGGAGGTGAGGCCAGGGTTCTGCTGCACCAGATCGAGGATCTTCAGGGGGGTGGAAGGGAACTCCCCCTCCTCGCTGATGAACTTCCCCGGCCCTGAGAACAGGTCGACGTACCCAACCTTAGGGCCACGCTTCGCCATGATGTCCAGCCATGGTTTGAAGTACTTCACGACGATGTCCGTCTTGATCTTCGATGCGAGGCGCTGAGAATCGTTGAAGAAGTTATCCGGCGTCGGCAAGGCTGTCCCCCTTTCTTCCAGTGTAGGGGGACAGGGACTGTTATGGGGGGTTGCGGCAAGTTGTTGACCTCAAGGAAGCAGAGGGGACCCAAGCACACAGGCGGCCTGAATCTCAGGCCGCCTGTTGCACGACCTGCTGCCACGTCTTGAAGGCTTCTTCTTGGTGAAAACGGCGCTGGGGGGCAGGGATGCTGGAGCGAGCGGGATGGTGAAGGTTCGAGACTCGGGCGTGCAGGTCGAGGAAACCCTGTGCTCTTGTTCGTGACCTGAACCCTCGCTGCTGACGTTCTTGCCGTCGGGTGGAACGGTGCGATTGTTCAATCAGGTTGTTACAGCGTGCGGTGGAGACGACCTGGACGTGCTCCACCGTGTGGAGCACGGGAAGCTCGCGTAGGGCCGCACCATAGCTCCAGAGCTTGTCGGTGTGGATCACCTCCGGCACGTCGTACTCACCGAGCAGTCGAGCGAGGAACGATCGAGCTGCCTCGGTATCGCGGTGTTTCTGAAGGAAGACGTCCAGCACGGCTCCGTGTTCGTCGACGGCTCGCCAAAGCCAGTGGTTCACTCCGCCGATGTCCACGTGCATCTCGTCAAGGTGTCACCGGGAACCCCGACGGGGTTCCCGGTGGCGCAGTCCCTGGGCAAAGAGGTCGCTGAACTTGATGCACCACGTCCGGATAGATTCACGGGTGACACAAATTCCTCGTTCCAGCAGCAGTTCTTCGACATCCCGATAGCTGAGCGTGAAGCGGTGGTACAACCACACGGCGTACCCGATGACCGCGAGAGGAAAACGGTAGCCGGGGAGCCTGTCACCGCTCAGCACGTCGTCACCCTACCCGAACAACTTGCCATAACCGTTCGGCGTGGAGGACTTACCGCCCGCTACGATACGAGACGGAGCCTCACCCTCAACGTCGTGCCGAACCAACCCCATACCACCGAGACGAGAGCCCGCGTGAGTGCCCTTGAACTGCCGAGTACGCAGGTGCGTTTCAACGCTCACGTCTGCCGTCAGCTCCACCCGCCCAGCCAGCCCGGCTGAGAGGAGCGCGATCCCCCATGCCGCTCCTCAAGCCTGACGTACACGACTACGGGCAGGAGGAAGCGACGGTGTACCGCGCGTTGCCTTCCACCTTGAGTTGCCCGTTCGTCTCACTGATCACGATCGCCATGAGGACCGTGGTCTCAATCGGGACCCTGTAGGCGACCGTTTGTTGATTCCGGGTGATCTGAATGCATGTCAGCGTGCCGACGGAACCGCGGAAATCGTACGATGAGCCTCCTCCTGCCGCGAGCACGTCCTGCTTCACGAGCGCTGCGCCCTGGTAGTAGGACACTTGCGCGTCCGTACTTAAGGGCCCAACGCCGGCGCTGACCCAGCCGGTTGGTGTTTGCGTGCAACCAACCAGGAGCGCTCCCCCAGCCAGGACGGTAATGGCTTTCCTCATGGGACCTCCTCGATCCAATAGACGCCGCCAATCGGGACCCACCAGGCGCTCAAGTTCAGGCTAGCGCGGTTCCCGAGGGGCACTTGCAGGTGCCCCCACAAGTCACCGTACGGGTTCTTGTCGAAGGATCGGAGAACGCCGGAGTGTTGAACACCCAGACTAAATTCGAGACCGGTGATGGGTGTCTCCCTCGTGAACTCCCTCCACAGAATGTTAAGGCTCTCACCCCACGCGACGGGGCCCCATCCGTAGTGAGACTTCGCCACGAGCTTCAAATTCTGGCCCGTTTCGGCACTTCGGCGATTGATGTACGCTTGCAGGCCCGAGGCATAGTTCCAAGGATTCGTGGCGCGTTGACTGTTTGGAAGCTGCCACCACCAAATATAGTTGTACGCCTGCATGTCACTCACGAGCGCTTTCGCCGCCTGCTCGTATGACCAGTCAGGATTCACGTACTTCACCCCGTTCACGTAATAAAACCCCGTGATGGGCCAGAGGCAGCGACGCTGCCGGAACGCGCCCCGGAACATGGGTTTCATCAGGACCGTCTCGCGCCGCGCGTTGAACAGGCTGAGCCGCCGCGCGTCCTGCACGCTCACGTCCGGCGGCACGAGGCCCCACCGTGCGAGCAACGCCTCCCGGTACCCGGCCCGCTGCCGGATGATCACGCCCGGCTGCGTCGGCGCGACGTTGTACCGCGCCCGCCCGTCACCGGGTTTCTCCACGCCGAAAATCAGCCGGAACTCCGCGGGGGAGAGGGTGTCCGTGACGCGGCCGCACATGGTCAGGACGGCTGGAGCAGGTACGGCTCAGGGTCGAACGTCTCCAAGACCTCACTGAGGCAGTCCGCCACCCACGCGCGCACCACGCTGGCCTTGTCCGGCCATGGTCCCTCCACGCGAATCTCGCTCGCGCGGGCCTCGACGACGTGCACCTCAGCGCCGCCCCACTTCGCGGTGACGAGGGGCGTGAGTTGAGCTTCGATGGCGGCGAGCATGGCGTCCGCGTCAATACGCGGCGCGGCGCCTTTCGCTTTGCCGGTTTTCGCGTCGGGCGGCGGTCTGGGCTGCTCGACCCGGAATCGGATGACGACTCTCCTGCTCATGCCCACATCATGCGTCGAGCATGTCACGTGACACAAGAGAGGGGCGCGCAAGGCACCCCTTCAGGTTTCCGTGCGGCGCTCGATCACGTACGCGGCCTGCACGCGGCGGCACCACGCGACCAGCACGCCCCGCGCGCTCTCCGTCCACGTCAGCACGCTCCCCGCGAGGTCCTGGCAGGCCCGCTGGGCCGCGTCGAGGGACGGCGCGCGTCCCTCACGGTCGTGCCGCACGTCGTCGTCATCGAGCTTGAGTTGCTTCCAGTGGTACGCTCCCATGCCCACCCAGTTTAACCAAACCCTGAAATCTCAGGTAAACTTTCAGGCATGAGCAAAATGACGGAGCGTTCCCTCCCATGCGTCGGGGACACCGCGCAACTCCTCAGCGAAGGACCCGGACCATGGCACGTCACGCACGTGCACGACACGCCCGACTGGGCGGAAGTCACGCTGGAGCACGGCAAGGACGGCCGGATCGTGCACGTCACGCACGTCAAGCACTTACGAACTGAGTGAGGCAAGCGAAGCGCCCCCCTCGCGGGCCACTGGCGCGCAGCTCTGGCGTCACGGGTACCGAGCGACCCGGCGGCGCCGCTGCCCGGAATGCGCCCCCGTCACGCCCGCGGGCACCTTCCGCGCCGTGGCGCACGAGGCCGCTCTCGCTTGGTTCCGCTCCCTGACGGACGAGGAGCGCGGGCACGTCATCCTTCACGCGTACGAGCGGGCCACTCCACGCGGAACGGGCGAGGATGCGTAGGTCCTCCAGGGGCGTGACGGGTACGATGACCCTAACCGTACTGCCGGACTACCCGACTCGGAGGATTCCTTGACGCTGTTCGATGACACGCAAGGCACGCAGGTCGTGTTCGCCACCTTCCAGCACGCGCAGCCCTTCCAGCGCGATCTGCTGCGCGGTTACCGCCGCGCCCGCGTCGTCACTTACAGCGCCAGCCTCCGTACCGTCCTGTGGCTCATGGAGGAAGTCGAGGAGCTGGAAGTCATCATGGGCGAACCGAAAGTCACCGCGAGCCTCGCGTCGATCGCCGCGTACCAGCACGTCACCCTCACCGAACTCCACCAGGAGGCGGAGGCGGCCGGGAAGCACGCGGAACTCCTCAAGCGCCTTCAGAACGGCACGGTCAGCGTCCTGGTGCTGAAGGAAGCCGTGAGCCACGCGAAGCTCTACCTGCTCGACCGGGAAGGAAGCACGCGCGTCCTGACGGGCAGCGCGAACCTCAGCGACCGCGCCCTGAACGACGCGACCGTTCCCGTGGAGGGGCAGCACGAGCAGTTCACCGCGTTCGACGATCAGGAGCGCGCCTGGGCGCACTACGAAGCGGAGTACGAGCGCCTGCGCGCCAAGACGCAACTCCTGACCGTCCCCGCGAACCTCAAAGTCGTCACGCCCGCCGACCTGCCGCTGCTGCAGGAAGCCCGCAAACACCCCCTCGTGATCGCCGTGCCCGTGCACATCACGCACCCCGCGCGGGACGTGCGCTTCGAGCGCCTCACGCAGGAGTACGGGCCGGCCCTCAAGGAAGCCGTCACGAAGGTCAAGGGGAAGTTCGTGCTGGAATCCAAGAACCTCCCCGTCGTCGCGCGCGTCCTGCGGGACCGCAAGGCGCAGCGCGAAGCGGAAGGCGTGCTGCGCCTCGACCGAGAAGGGAACGCGCTCGTCAGCAGCGCCGGCTTCCGGGTGGAGGCGGACCCTGAACCGGCTGGGCTGCGGGACGACGCGGCGCTCCTCACGTCCTTCTTCGAGGGGTACGCGCACTTCAGCGGAGACGGGGACACACACGTCCTCC
It encodes:
- a CDS encoding SOS response-associated peptidase, encoding MCGRVTDTLSPAEFRLIFGVEKPGDGRARYNVAPTQPGVIIRQRAGYREALLARWGLVPPDVSVQDARRLSLFNARRETVLMKPMFRGAFRQRRCLWPITGFYYVNGVKYVNPDWSYEQAAKALVSDMQAYNYIWWWQLPNSQRATNPWNYASGLQAYINRRSAETGQNLKLVAKSHYGWGPVAWGESLNILWREFTRETPITGLEFSLGVQHSGVLRSFDKNPYGDLWGHLQVPLGNRASLNLSAWWVPIGGVYWIEEVP
- a CDS encoding phospholipase D family protein, which produces MTLFDDTQGTQVVFATFQHAQPFQRDLLRGYRRARVVTYSASLRTVLWLMEEVEELEVIMGEPKVTASLASIAAYQHVTLTELHQEAEAAGKHAELLKRLQNGTVSVLVLKEAVSHAKLYLLDREGSTRVLTGSANLSDRALNDATVPVEGQHEQFTAFDDQERAWAHYEAEYERLRAKTQLLTVPANLKVVTPADLPLLQEARKHPLVIAVPVHITHPARDVRFERLTQEYGPALKEAVTKVKGKFVLESKNLPVVARVLRDRKAQREAEGVLRLDREGNALVSSAGFRVEADPEPAGLRDDAALLTSFFEGYAHFSGDGDTHVLQQDYFAFLAWLYVSPFMSDLLAEGLRRDLSPHKYPLYAVLMGKSSSGKTTATRVFLRSMVGEGAIERPGQDLGKRNLRGLMAESGRLPVYFNDVERNKLTGIASDIKNTAEMHDGENVLAPMVFSLNGNEQGLEDELRKRLFVVQTNHALDPTRLSREERDNLHANATRTQKRIGTALYAAYLARLLPVLDDEERLTPHLSDPVRLSSGVLREVLASAGFTPVWAAEVSVHRDEERVLAQTRATLLGLWNKPRHGWTVRRDRVIIPVRDDLRVGAALARNIPDSLLMSGSTNGQLVVQRDGLERLMGVKLTRPWWQRR
- the tcmP gene encoding three-Cys-motif partner protein TcmP is translated as MPTPDNFFNDSQRLASKIKTDIVVKYFKPWLDIMAKRGPKVGYVDLFSGPGKFISEEGEFPSTPLKILDLVQQNPGLTSTLHLHFNDANPAHAASLREAMTQHPAWPLIRERVTITSERVTAEQVRSWILPYPALYFLDPFGYGGFTFDDLNAIVRQHGNDLLFFFNYNRFNPELKHPEPKIRRQPEVLLGTQSYQALQGKLEHASTPSDRQQIITDHLWSQLERGGVPQHYVVPFEFKFHDRDRTSHYLVFVSKNQCARKIIREVMAGLRTDRAGGSFEFNPHATQGSLFDGHFALGDELLKMFAGQTLTVKQVIAQHDLAFPRAPYVEKDYKNTLKQLRQSNCLTVIKSDGKTVPPHQMPDTALVTFR